One Methylocystis iwaonis genomic window, ATCACCGACGGCGACGTGGCGGGGGTCATTTTCGTCACCAACCCGGAAGAGACGGGCGTCGATATGTATCTCGGCTCCGGCGGCGCCCCGCAGGGCGTGCTGGCGGCGGCGGCGCTGCGTTGCGCCGGCGGCCAGATGCAGGGGCGTCTGGTGCTGGAGACGGCCGAGCAACGCGCTTGTGCGCTGCGCCACGGGCTGGCGGATCTTCGCAAGAAATATGGCGTGGCTGATATGGTGACCGGCGACGTTGTGGTCTGCGTCACCGGCGTCACGGACGGCCGGCTGGTGGGCGGCGTCGTTTTGGACAAAAGCGGGATCGAGACCGAGACGCTGGTGTACCGCTCGGCGACTGGCACCGTCCGGCGGATCGGGGCCCGGCGGCGGCCGGGCGCCCTTTTGAACCTTTAATAGGTCCGGCCTGTTTCGAGCTGCGTCTTGGCGTCGAGCTTGCGCTTGGGCGGCGGCGGAATATCCGGCGGCGGGGGCGGCTGCGTGGCGCAGGCCGCGAGCGACAAAGCAAGAAGCGAAGCCAGAAGCGGCAAGGCGCGGTTCATTTGCGATTTCATGATTGCAAACCCGATGGCAGGCGCATGTTGCGCCGCAGCGAAGTCAACTTGGCCATAACGTCCGAATTGTGACGCTCGCGTCTTGCCGCATTGCAATCGGCCGTCGCGCATGGGAGGACGGGCGCCCATGGCGGGCAAGCCCTATCTCGAAAGCGCCGCCATTTTCTTCATCCCCGGGAAGCCGAACCTCCGCCATGACCCCAGCCGCCCATGTTTCCGCCGCGATCGAGATTCTCGATGATCTCGCGCAGCGCCGCCGCCCCGCCGCCGAGGCGTTGAAGGATTGGGGCGCGTCGCACCGCTTCGCCGGCTCGAAGGATCGCGCGGCGATCGCGAGCCTCGTCTTCGACGCGCTCCGCAAGGCCGCCTCGGCCGCCTGGATCATGGGCGCCGACACGCCCCGCGCGCGCATGCTCGGCGCGCTGCGTGAGGCGCGCGGCATGGACGCCGCGGCGATCGCCGCCCTCTGCACCGGCGAACGCCATGCGCCGCCCCCGCTTACCGACGATGAGCGCGTGCGGCTCGAAACGGCGACGCTGGACGGCGCGCCCGACCATGTGCGGGGGGATTACCCCGAATGGCTCGCCGAGCGCTTTGCCGCCGCCTTCGGCGACCGCGCGGCTGAAGAAGGCGCGGCGCTCGCCGCCCGAGCGCCGGTCGACCTGCGCGTCAATATTCTCAAAGGCTCGCGCGAGCAGGCGCTGGCGAAGCTCTCCCATTTGAACCCGCAGTCCACGCCGCTATCGCCCATCGGCCTGCGCATCGACGCGGGGCAGGGCAGGGGACCGGCGCTTTCCGCCGAGACCGCTTACGTAAAGGGTTTCGTCGAGCCGCAGGACGAAGCCTCGCAGCTCGCCTCGCTCCTCTGCGCGGCGGCGCCGGGCGAGCAGGTTCTCGACCTTTGCGCCGGCGGCGGCGGCAAGGCGCTGGCGCTCGCCGGGCAGATGCACAACAAGGGGCAGCTCTACGCCTATGACGCGGACGGCCGCCGGCTCATGCCGATTCACGAGCGGCTGGAGCGGGCGGGGGCGCGCAATATCCAGGTGCGCCAGCCGAAAGGGCAGGCCGATGTGCTCGCGGATATCGAGGGGCGCTGCGACCTAGTTCTGATCGACGCCCCCTGCACGGGCACGGGCACCTGGCGGCGCCACCCCGACGCCAAATGGCGCCTCGCCCCCGGCGCGCTGGAGCTGCGGCTGAAGGAGCAGGCGGCGTTGCTGGAGCAGGCTGTGCGCTTCGTGAAGATCGGGGGGCGGCTCGCTTATGTGACATGCTCGCTGTTGCGAGACGAGAATGAGGAGCAGGTAGCGGCGTTTTTGGCGGGGCATTCCGAGTTTGCGGCGATGTCGGGGGACGAGGCGGCCGTGAAGGCAGGGCTGCCGGAGCTTGCCCGCTTTGCGTCGCCTCACGGGGCGGGGTTGCGCTTCTCGCCGGCGACGAGCGGGACCGATGGGTTTTATGTTTGCGTGATGCGGCGCGGGTGTCGCGGCTGGGTATGAACCGGCGAGATAGCTGACAGATTGGACCGGGAGCATTCCTGACAGTCAAGTTCGTGTCTTCGAGAGGAGATGCGGGCGATGCCTATCAGGGAGCGCGCGGCGGTGGAAGAGCGGATCGCTTTGTTTCGGGATTTCGACACGGGGGTCTTCACCGTGTCGGAGTTGTGCCGGCTTTACGGCGTGAGCCGCGAGACATTCTACGTTTGGAAACGCCGGCGCGAGAGCGGCGAGGCGCGCTGGTTCGAGGAGCGGAGCCGGGCGCCGTTGCGTGCGCCGCAGGCGGCGACGGCCGAGACAATCGCCAGGATCCTGGATCTGCGCCGCCGCTTTCCGCACTTTGGGCCAAAGAAGATCAGGGCGCGCCTCTTGCTCGGCGCCCCCGAAACAGCGTGGCCCGCGGCGTCGACCATCGGCGATATCTTGAAGCGTGAGGGCCTGATCGCAGCAAAGCCGCGGTGTCGCCGCCCGGTCGGCCGAGGCGAGATCATCGCCGGCTCGGATGCGCCCAACGGCGAATGGGCGATGGACTTCAAGGGCTGGTTTCGCACGCGCGATGGCCGACGCATCGATCCGCTGACGGTTTCCGACACGGCGAGCCGCTACCTCGTCGACGTTCGGATCACGCCGCCGACGCATGATGGGGTCAAGGGCGCGCTATTGCGCATTTTCAGCGACATCGGCCTGCCGGCCGCTCCGACAATGGCGCGCCCTTCGGCGCGACGGGCGCCGGTGGACTTTCGCGGCTTTCGGTCTGGCTTTTGAAGCTCGGCGTGGAGCCGCGTTTCATCCCGCCGGCCGCGCCGCAGCACAACGGCCGGCACGAACGCATGCATCGCACCTTGAAGGATGAAACGGCGAAGTCCCCAGCGAGCGACAGGATGGAGCAGCAGGCGCGTTTCGATGCGTTCCGGCGC contains:
- a CDS encoding RsmB/NOP family class I SAM-dependent RNA methyltransferase, which codes for MTPAAHVSAAIEILDDLAQRRRPAAEALKDWGASHRFAGSKDRAAIASLVFDALRKAASAAWIMGADTPRARMLGALREARGMDAAAIAALCTGERHAPPPLTDDERVRLETATLDGAPDHVRGDYPEWLAERFAAAFGDRAAEEGAALAARAPVDLRVNILKGSREQALAKLSHLNPQSTPLSPIGLRIDAGQGRGPALSAETAYVKGFVEPQDEASQLASLLCAAAPGEQVLDLCAGGGGKALALAGQMHNKGQLYAYDADGRRLMPIHERLERAGARNIQVRQPKGQADVLADIEGRCDLVLIDAPCTGTGTWRRHPDAKWRLAPGALELRLKEQAALLEQAVRFVKIGGRLAYVTCSLLRDENEEQVAAFLAGHSEFAAMSGDEAAVKAGLPELARFASPHGAGLRFSPATSGTDGFYVCVMRRGCRGWV
- a CDS encoding helix-turn-helix domain-containing protein, which translates into the protein MPIRERAAVEERIALFRDFDTGVFTVSELCRLYGVSRETFYVWKRRRESGEARWFEERSRAPLRAPQAATAETIARILDLRRRFPHFGPKKIRARLLLGAPETAWPAASTIGDILKREGLIAAKPRCRRPVGRGEIIAGSDAPNGEWAMDFKGWFRTRDGRRIDPLTVSDTASRYLVDVRITPPTHDGVKGALLRIFSDIGLPAAPTMARPSARRAPVDFRGFRSGF